A stretch of the Sulfolobus acidocaldarius SUSAZ genome encodes the following:
- a CDS encoding ring oxydation complex/ phenylacetic acid degradation, with protein sequence MTIKTPSEIKDEGLKKELLDLIFVIADSKLAVVEQSSPWLVNSPTVDSRLFTARFVADELNHAWQMSRMIEDFGEKDKVKELQELRLGLHRLEPFNLPLFTWEDAVAFIFVIDNYNVIMMNSLMDCEYEPLSKLAKSIVKDDEYHIMFSENEIIRLSRENRNKIQGALNFWLPRLNDIYEQMRKLKLDKLFSYGVKNWLTEESESRLASKLNEKLVKIGLDSVALKKYTHN encoded by the coding sequence ATGACAATTAAAACTCCCAGTGAGATAAAAGATGAAGGGCTGAAGAAAGAACTCTTAGATCTAATCTTTGTCATTGCTGATTCTAAACTAGCTGTTGTCGAGCAATCATCTCCATGGCTAGTGAACTCCCCCACTGTGGACTCCAGACTATTTACTGCTAGGTTTGTCGCAGATGAGCTGAACCACGCATGGCAGATGTCCCGTATGATTGAGGACTTTGGTGAGAAGGATAAGGTTAAAGAGCTACAAGAACTGAGACTGGGATTACATAGGTTAGAGCCCTTTAATTTGCCCTTATTTACATGGGAGGACGCCGTGGCATTTATTTTCGTAATCGACAATTACAACGTAATTATGATGAATTCACTTATGGATTGTGAATACGAACCATTAAGTAAGTTGGCTAAAAGTATAGTAAAGGATGATGAGTACCACATCATGTTTAGCGAGAACGAGATAATCAGACTTTCGAGAGAGAACAGAAATAAGATACAGGGAGCATTAAACTTCTGGTTACCTAGACTAAATGACATCTATGAACAGATGAGGAAACTTAAACTGGATAAGCTATTCTCTTATGGAGTAAAGAACTGGCTTACAGAGGAGAGCGAAAGCAGATTAGCAAGTAAATTAAATGAAAAACTAGTGAAAATCGGCTTAGATTCTGTTGCTCTGAAAAAATATACACACAATTAA
- a CDS encoding ring oxydation complex/ phenylacetic acid degradation has protein sequence MVTKWEYKKPKRVINWGDFTGIRKFESVYELPQEAVEVLLKLLSVQGDTEFASIEQHLYWLFHAPSLTERVTIARIMADEMRHGWQVIQVLKEFGEPGKRIAEELLATRMGKHRLDAFNMPFNLWEDTIAFTFLIDRVGLYQLMAFEDSSFGPLSRIIPTMLMEEEFHINFGYTGIKRLVESGKRDIAQKLINKWYPRGLDMFGHSRSRTIELAYKYGLKKWSNDEMRKMYMKDVEELISPLGLELPDSYKNRRVL, from the coding sequence ATGGTAACAAAATGGGAGTATAAGAAACCAAAGAGGGTTATCAACTGGGGCGACTTCACAGGTATTAGGAAGTTTGAGTCAGTTTACGAACTCCCACAGGAGGCTGTGGAGGTTCTATTAAAATTGCTGAGTGTCCAAGGGGATACAGAATTTGCCTCAATTGAACAACATCTATATTGGCTATTTCACGCCCCTAGTCTCACTGAAAGGGTTACTATAGCCAGAATTATGGCAGATGAAATGAGACACGGATGGCAGGTCATACAAGTGCTCAAGGAATTTGGCGAACCAGGAAAAAGAATTGCAGAGGAACTCCTAGCCACTAGGATGGGTAAGCACAGGTTAGACGCTTTTAACATGCCTTTCAACTTATGGGAGGACACAATAGCCTTCACGTTCTTAATTGACAGGGTCGGTCTTTACCAATTAATGGCTTTTGAAGATTCAAGTTTTGGTCCCCTCTCAAGGATAATACCAACAATGTTAATGGAAGAGGAGTTTCACATAAACTTTGGCTACACTGGAATAAAGAGGCTTGTAGAGAGCGGAAAGAGGGACATAGCCCAAAAGTTAATTAATAAATGGTACCCCAGAGGCTTAGACATGTTTGGGCACTCCAGGTCTAGAACTATTGAGTTAGCTTACAAATACGGCTTAAAGAAGTGGAGTAATGACGAGATGAGAAAGATGTACATGAAGGACGTAGAGGAACTAATATCGCCACTTGGTTTAGAATTACCTGATTCCTACAAGAACAGGAGAGTTCTTTAG
- a CDS encoding enoyl-CoA hydratase encodes MGLSELSPKFFRIEVEDGVGIVKLNRPPANAHNLEMLRELDNIIVESRFDDDVKVIVIMSNTPRFFSAGFDINEIKDKSPEYIGLSSQYSKEVMLRMMSTRKLIIASINGHCMGGGLELAMACDIRFIADDDNIKLGMPEVSNLALIPGEGGTQFLARIIGRSKAIYLMTTGKTLTPKEAYELGLVERLVEPEKLYTETMDFARKVASGPAKAVGFAKLAVNEGLDIPLYTAFALEREMQNQALASEDAKEGARAFFEKRKPVFRGK; translated from the coding sequence ATGGGTCTGTCAGAGTTATCACCAAAGTTCTTCAGGATAGAAGTGGAAGACGGAGTAGGTATAGTGAAGCTAAATAGACCTCCAGCAAATGCCCATAACCTGGAAATGCTCAGAGAACTTGATAACATAATCGTGGAGTCCAGGTTCGATGACGATGTAAAGGTGATAGTAATAATGAGTAATACTCCTAGATTTTTCTCTGCTGGGTTTGACATAAACGAGATAAAAGACAAATCCCCTGAGTACATTGGTCTCTCCAGTCAGTACAGCAAGGAAGTTATGCTTAGAATGATGTCCACAAGGAAGCTTATCATAGCTTCCATTAATGGGCATTGTATGGGTGGTGGATTGGAACTAGCAATGGCTTGTGATATAAGGTTCATTGCAGATGACGATAACATTAAATTAGGTATGCCAGAGGTCTCTAACCTTGCTCTTATCCCAGGGGAAGGAGGAACACAATTTTTAGCTAGGATAATAGGTAGGTCTAAGGCGATATATCTTATGACTACAGGCAAGACTCTTACTCCAAAGGAAGCCTATGAGTTGGGACTTGTTGAGAGACTCGTGGAACCAGAGAAGTTGTACACAGAAACCATGGATTTTGCAAGGAAGGTCGCTAGTGGTCCTGCTAAGGCAGTGGGATTTGCAAAGTTAGCTGTTAATGAAGGTTTAGATATACCTCTGTACACTGCTTTTGCACTAGAAAGAGAAATGCAGAATCAGGCGTTAGCCTCAGAAGATGCCAAGGAGGGTGCAAGGGCATTCTTTGAGAAGAGGAAGCCAGTGTTCAGGGGCAAATAG
- a CDS encoding ATPase AAA → MSLISRMVFQNPWWSDKSKIYEDETVRKVANSPYRIPPVRGNILLLGPRQVGKTTFLKNTIMEVLESEANPKKALFFSCDSLRDMEDLIELIHEYRNLINPNNGYIFLDEITFVKDWNVGLLHLFNAGYFRDSIVYVTGSTSMYLMKETLPGRPLKKLVFYPLNFRTYFNIFFRNKISVDRINLFNLKESYEKAKDLLPYLQELNTALLRYVERGGFLATNLIDNPLELYSVYKDATLSDLAKLGRDERIFIDVIGEIVDSLGSRISENTIAKKTSIGSHNTVKSYLELGENLFTFRVFRKIENGHFNNKSFKKVYFIDPFIYRVMKMYTKGIGDISRDEIPRVVEGIVGEHLAREYGGEVGYTFIKSGKEVDFVVRNLGVEVKYGSANYNDLRLNEGYILSLDDMGMRDNKVIMPISIFLYLISSERVFYEMF, encoded by the coding sequence GTGTCGCTCATATCACGAATGGTCTTTCAAAACCCTTGGTGGAGTGATAAGAGCAAAATTTATGAGGACGAAACAGTGAGAAAGGTAGCTAATTCCCCTTATAGAATACCTCCCGTCCGAGGGAACATTCTGTTACTGGGTCCCAGACAGGTAGGCAAGACGACCTTTCTGAAGAATACGATAATGGAGGTTCTAGAGAGCGAGGCTAATCCTAAAAAAGCCCTTTTCTTCTCATGTGATTCTCTGAGGGACATGGAAGACCTAATAGAGCTAATACATGAGTACAGGAATTTAATTAATCCCAACAATGGTTACATCTTCCTTGACGAGATAACCTTTGTAAAGGACTGGAATGTTGGGCTTCTACACTTATTTAATGCTGGATACTTTAGAGACTCAATCGTTTACGTTACTGGATCTACGTCAATGTACTTAATGAAGGAGACACTACCAGGAAGACCACTAAAGAAATTAGTCTTTTACCCACTTAACTTTAGGACTTATTTCAACATATTCTTCCGAAATAAGATTAGCGTAGACAGGATAAACCTGTTCAACCTTAAGGAGAGTTATGAGAAGGCTAAAGACTTGTTACCATACTTACAGGAGTTAAATACTGCGTTATTAAGATACGTTGAAAGAGGAGGCTTCTTAGCCACAAACTTAATCGATAACCCATTAGAGTTATATAGTGTCTATAAAGATGCGACATTAAGCGATTTAGCGAAATTAGGCAGGGATGAGAGAATATTTATTGATGTTATAGGGGAGATAGTTGACTCTCTTGGTAGCAGAATCTCCGAAAACACAATAGCAAAAAAGACCTCAATAGGTTCACACAATACGGTTAAGAGCTACCTTGAGCTGGGTGAAAATTTATTCACTTTCAGAGTGTTCAGGAAAATTGAGAACGGACATTTTAACAATAAATCCTTCAAGAAGGTTTACTTCATTGACCCCTTTATATACAGGGTTATGAAAATGTATACCAAAGGAATCGGTGATATCAGTAGGGATGAGATACCCAGAGTCGTTGAGGGAATAGTAGGTGAACATTTGGCTAGAGAATACGGAGGTGAAGTTGGATATACTTTCATAAAGAGCGGTAAGGAAGTTGACTTTGTGGTAAGAAATCTGGGAGTGGAGGTGAAGTATGGGAGTGCAAACTATAACGACTTAAGGTTAAATGAGGGGTATATATTAAGTCTCGATGATATGGGGATGAGGGACAACAAGGTAATAATGCCCATATCCATCTTTTTATACCTGATATCTTCAGAAAGAGTGTTTTACGAGATGTTTTAA
- a CDS encoding 4-hydroxybenzoate--CoA ligase — MSSKYGEILNVTEAIFSRWSNELERPAIYYKDEIWTYGRLIDEINRAGNALKKFLDREQRLLMISYDSPYFISVFYGAMKIGAFPIPVNTFTIPEDHIFYLEDSKAKVLVVEPEIWDRLASKLIGKAEELKYVVILPGGHREQLHISPHPAKVMLYEDIVPHESTALDPAKTSPDEPAFGLYTSGSTGHPKCAVHLHKDIIVVLNTYVKNVLKISENDRLFSASKLFFAYGLGNSSYFAFGNGASVVLMPERVEPKRVLDYIQTYRPTIFFAVPTIYNSLLNVEEWKKYDLSSIRLCASAGEPLPGKIYEEWKKRYGVEILDGIGSTEALHIYISNFPGESRPNCTGKVVPGYEVKIVDENGNEVKAGEIGDLYVKGDSVAMYYLHKYEDTRKNMQGYWFRCGDKFYFDDNGYLYYVGRSDDMIKAGGMWISPIEVESIILTHEAVLEAAVVGIRDEVGLTKVVAFVIPKQGYEANEKLEEVIKEYLKGKLPSYKIPKQIRFVNELPKTATGKIQRYKFRTGEVKS, encoded by the coding sequence ATGAGCAGTAAGTATGGGGAAATTTTAAATGTAACAGAGGCTATTTTCTCTAGATGGAGTAACGAGTTAGAGAGACCTGCTATATACTACAAAGACGAGATATGGACCTATGGGAGGTTGATAGATGAAATAAATAGAGCAGGTAATGCACTGAAAAAGTTCTTAGATAGAGAACAGAGACTCCTCATGATTTCTTATGACTCGCCATACTTCATATCAGTATTTTATGGCGCAATGAAAATAGGAGCCTTCCCAATTCCAGTTAATACATTTACAATACCTGAGGATCACATATTCTACTTGGAGGACAGTAAGGCTAAAGTCCTAGTCGTAGAGCCTGAAATTTGGGACAGGTTAGCTAGTAAATTAATCGGTAAAGCAGAGGAGTTGAAGTATGTTGTGATATTGCCAGGAGGGCATAGGGAGCAGTTACATATTTCCCCTCACCCAGCTAAGGTTATGTTGTATGAGGATATAGTCCCCCACGAATCCACTGCCTTAGATCCAGCAAAGACGTCCCCAGACGAACCTGCATTTGGACTATACACTTCAGGGAGTACAGGGCATCCCAAGTGTGCTGTCCACCTCCATAAGGACATAATAGTTGTTTTGAACACGTACGTGAAGAACGTTCTGAAAATTAGTGAAAACGATAGGCTTTTTAGTGCGTCAAAGCTCTTCTTCGCATACGGGCTAGGAAACTCCTCGTACTTCGCCTTCGGAAATGGTGCATCAGTGGTCTTAATGCCTGAAAGAGTAGAACCAAAGAGAGTCCTTGATTATATTCAGACATATAGACCCACAATATTCTTCGCGGTTCCAACAATTTACAACTCTTTACTTAACGTAGAGGAGTGGAAAAAATATGATTTAAGCTCAATAAGGCTTTGTGCATCAGCGGGAGAGCCATTACCTGGAAAAATTTATGAAGAGTGGAAGAAGAGGTATGGTGTTGAGATTCTAGACGGAATAGGTTCAACAGAAGCTCTCCATATATACATATCAAACTTTCCTGGAGAATCTAGACCTAATTGCACCGGAAAAGTAGTCCCTGGCTATGAGGTTAAAATAGTTGACGAAAATGGTAACGAGGTTAAAGCTGGGGAAATAGGTGACTTATATGTAAAAGGTGACAGTGTAGCCATGTATTATTTACACAAGTATGAGGACACCAGAAAGAACATGCAAGGTTATTGGTTTAGATGTGGAGACAAATTTTACTTTGACGATAATGGATACTTATACTATGTTGGGAGGTCTGATGACATGATCAAAGCAGGGGGTATGTGGATTTCCCCAATTGAGGTGGAGTCAATTATACTTACCCATGAAGCAGTACTCGAAGCAGCAGTTGTGGGAATAAGGGATGAGGTGGGATTGACTAAAGTGGTTGCTTTTGTTATACCTAAGCAGGGATATGAGGCTAATGAAAAATTAGAGGAGGTAATAAAGGAGTATTTGAAAGGCAAACTTCCCTCGTATAAAATACCAAAACAGATTAGGTTCGTTAATGAATTACCTAAGACAGCTACAGGAAAGATTCAACGTTATAAGTTCAGAACCGGTGAAGTTAAATCTTAA
- a CDS encoding repressor has translation MKFQTLFFTIYGDYIINYGNSITVRSLIKIMREFGFTEGAIRAGLFRLRQKGLVDMIDRRRCSLSEAGLYRLQEGMKRVYERRNGEWDGKWRIVVYNIPESNRSVRDEMRKTLKWLGFGYLAQSTWISPNPVEESLTKFINELKDNRTNVDIFFFISDFVGNPLEMVRKCWDLKEVEEKYKEFVNQWNKVMENISSLKPNEAFITRIKLVHEYRKFLHIDPNLPKDLLPPNWIGYEAYELFQKLRNKLSTLSDQFFKSVYEP, from the coding sequence ATGAAGTTTCAAACGTTGTTCTTCACGATTTATGGGGACTACATTATAAACTACGGAAATAGCATAACTGTAAGGAGTTTGATAAAGATAATGAGAGAGTTCGGTTTCACAGAGGGGGCAATAAGGGCAGGTCTATTCCGTTTAAGACAAAAGGGACTGGTGGACATGATTGATAGGAGGAGGTGTAGTTTATCTGAAGCTGGGTTATATAGGTTACAGGAAGGTATGAAGCGAGTCTACGAGAGGAGGAACGGAGAGTGGGACGGAAAATGGAGAATAGTAGTTTACAATATACCTGAGTCAAATAGGAGTGTCAGAGATGAGATGAGAAAAACCTTAAAGTGGTTAGGCTTTGGATACTTGGCTCAATCGACATGGATATCACCAAACCCAGTTGAGGAAAGCCTAACCAAATTCATTAATGAATTAAAAGATAATAGAACCAATGTTGACATATTCTTCTTTATTTCGGACTTTGTTGGAAATCCCCTTGAGATGGTAAGGAAGTGTTGGGACCTAAAAGAGGTTGAGGAAAAATACAAGGAGTTTGTAAATCAATGGAACAAGGTTATGGAGAACATATCTTCTTTGAAACCAAACGAGGCATTCATAACCAGAATTAAATTAGTTCATGAATACAGGAAATTTTTACACATTGATCCCAACTTGCCAAAAGACTTACTACCGCCAAATTGGATAGGTTACGAGGCATATGAGCTATTTCAAAAACTGAGGAATAAGCTCTCTACTCTATCAGACCAGTTCTTTAAGTCAGTATATGAACCTTGA
- a CDS encoding penicillin acylase, whose amino-acid sequence MLILVSLFTLPLAILNPYLGVWVTTGNTKELTYVTHIKGLQGNVNIYVDSNGIAHIYADNLHDLLLAEGYYEASQRLFQMEFFGLLAMGNLSSWVGSKGLSSDIAMHLIGIPQNANMSTKYIRENYPTVYSYLTAFSEGVNDYISSLSYRDLPLEFKFLGVQPYNWSPIYSLAFGEYMAWSLTSGFSDELASALLYAYFNFSEVNEINPYYPHFIDGNLTVMPGDGTVNGYNLTSQGISPSYLWSLDWYQSWATGLTKQQLISLVPLMKYALLNISDPYVDFPAPILASNSWVITSNFSSQGPILANDPHLPLLYPSVWIPLQLVGGGFNVTGWALVGIPGVLIGHTPYTAWGLTTPEGSSSNAYVERVNGTYYYFDGKWYPMQEYNYTLMGKTYTVYYTNNGPLVARDGNYGISLYWTAMKEPILTVIGILLLDNSTSFNDLINAAKYWVIPPQNIAMISKNHAGYIVAGSYPLINETLPNGKTVLVIGARTPLNGTTSKFEPVGYVPFKYLPQVFDPSRGYAFAPNQPTAWINYPYPFIGGYWSSGGRAEDIYHYLKYQKSVDVSDMMSLQSNVTDYWASQLTPLLLKAIGNGNTTIEAQAVQYLKSWNYTFYQGEVAPTIYTYIVAEMVNMSMAEILDKYGLGIIGISGIPYVVPDLIYIALNDPTSIWVNGNFNNLVQNAFAKAISLLQQKLGSNVSDWTWGKVHFLEIYDPLQLSQLSIGPIPIFGDPHTLAVGSTPYVPTVPLPYVTVGSSLRFVASINSSLFYGIFPGGPSEGIFNEYSQNQLPLWLSFRYVSYSGYGYTTIANITLEGD is encoded by the coding sequence GTGTTGATACTGGTGTCCCTGTTCACTCTACCCCTAGCGATTTTAAACCCTTATTTAGGAGTCTGGGTCACAACAGGAAACACTAAGGAATTAACTTACGTAACCCATATTAAAGGGCTTCAGGGTAACGTTAATATATATGTGGATAGCAATGGTATTGCCCACATTTACGCTGATAACCTTCATGACCTTCTCCTAGCAGAGGGTTATTATGAGGCGAGCCAGCGACTCTTTCAGATGGAGTTTTTCGGTCTACTTGCCATGGGAAACCTGAGCTCATGGGTAGGTAGTAAGGGACTGAGCTCAGACATTGCCATGCATTTGATTGGGATACCTCAGAACGCTAATATGAGCACCAAGTATATAAGGGAAAATTATCCTACCGTTTACTCTTACCTCACAGCCTTCTCTGAAGGTGTAAATGACTACATAAGCTCTCTAAGTTACAGGGATCTACCGCTTGAGTTTAAGTTTTTAGGGGTTCAGCCGTATAACTGGTCACCTATTTACTCATTGGCATTTGGTGAGTACATGGCATGGAGTTTAACGTCTGGGTTTTCAGATGAGCTAGCATCTGCCCTTCTCTACGCATATTTCAACTTCTCAGAGGTCAACGAGATAAATCCCTACTATCCACACTTCATTGATGGTAATCTCACAGTGATGCCCGGTGATGGGACTGTTAACGGTTACAATCTTACAAGTCAGGGGATATCCCCGTCATATCTCTGGTCTTTGGACTGGTATCAATCATGGGCAACAGGCTTAACTAAACAACAACTGATAAGTCTAGTGCCCTTAATGAAATATGCTCTACTTAACATCTCAGACCCTTATGTTGATTTCCCTGCGCCTATTCTAGCAAGCAACTCATGGGTAATTACATCTAACTTCTCATCACAGGGACCTATATTAGCCAATGATCCACATTTACCACTACTTTACCCTTCGGTGTGGATACCTTTACAATTGGTTGGAGGAGGGTTTAATGTTACAGGTTGGGCATTGGTTGGAATCCCTGGAGTACTTATAGGGCACACACCTTACACTGCATGGGGGTTGACAACTCCCGAGGGGAGCTCGTCTAATGCTTATGTTGAAAGGGTTAATGGGACTTACTATTACTTTGACGGTAAATGGTATCCGATGCAGGAGTATAACTACACACTTATGGGAAAGACCTATACCGTTTATTACACTAATAACGGACCATTAGTTGCAAGGGACGGAAATTACGGGATAAGCCTGTATTGGACTGCTATGAAAGAACCGATACTTACTGTTATTGGAATACTTCTGCTAGATAACTCCACTTCCTTTAATGACTTAATAAATGCCGCTAAGTACTGGGTAATACCACCGCAGAACATAGCAATGATAAGTAAAAACCATGCGGGCTACATTGTGGCTGGCTCTTATCCCCTTATAAACGAGACCTTACCCAACGGAAAGACTGTCCTAGTCATTGGTGCAAGAACACCTCTAAATGGAACCACCAGTAAGTTTGAACCAGTAGGTTATGTTCCGTTCAAGTACTTACCCCAAGTGTTTGACCCATCAAGAGGTTATGCCTTCGCTCCAAATCAGCCAACTGCCTGGATAAATTATCCTTATCCATTTATAGGTGGTTATTGGAGTTCTGGAGGAAGGGCAGAGGACATATATCATTATCTTAAATACCAGAAGTCTGTAGACGTGAGCGATATGATGTCATTACAGTCAAATGTGACGGATTATTGGGCTTCTCAACTTACACCACTTTTACTTAAAGCCATAGGTAACGGGAATACGACAATTGAGGCACAAGCAGTACAATACCTCAAATCATGGAACTACACATTCTACCAGGGAGAGGTTGCGCCCACAATATATACGTATATAGTAGCAGAAATGGTAAACATGAGTATGGCTGAGATACTTGACAAGTATGGTCTAGGAATTATAGGTATCTCCGGTATACCTTATGTTGTCCCTGACCTTATCTATATTGCTTTAAATGATCCTACATCCATATGGGTTAACGGTAATTTCAATAACCTTGTTCAAAATGCCTTCGCTAAAGCTATCTCACTACTTCAACAAAAGTTAGGAAGTAATGTAAGTGACTGGACCTGGGGTAAAGTGCACTTTCTTGAGATCTATGATCCATTACAGTTAAGTCAGTTATCCATAGGTCCAATACCCATATTTGGAGATCCTCACACTTTGGCAGTGGGTTCAACCCCATATGTACCAACTGTACCACTACCATATGTTACTGTAGGGTCTTCACTTAGATTTGTCGCATCCATTAACTCCTCTCTATTCTACGGGATATTTCCAGGAGGACCATCAGAGGGAATATTTAATGAGTACAGCCAAAACCAACTACCACTTTGGCTAAGCTTTAGGTATGTGTCATACTCCGGCTATGGTTATACTACTATCGCTAACATAACTTTAGAGGGCGATTGA
- a CDS encoding acyl-CoA dehydrogenase: protein MSEDSWKNVYSYLSNSYGKNHFTVDKPFQLLLKYFRGAVPDLTPLGEFAGGELLEISDYIDKGAHPKHVMWSIDGQRVDEVWISPMQRLVLERLLKEYHVNSYPYKGGDWFQHFASIYLISDPGIACILTVTNQTAYTLYKYGDAYQRTLVDGMIGENDKILFGATWFTEVQGGSDLGANLVEAYREGNTWKLNGITKYFASDAGLAHYALVTARPKGALSGAKGLGLFLVPKFDSSGRRNFLIRRLKEKSATISVPTGEVEFHDSEAQPIGELNQGIYYTVETLTVSRIANAFGALGLARKAYLEAYYYVQRRKAFGKPLIEHPLVRRDLLDMEVYIEGTMALALKSVSEFQKSWMLTPPYNENYNYARLLTHIAKNMTADMSAYVTKMAMELHGGIGFLREFPIERLHREALITPIWEGPSNIQALDMLEALVKKKAHLTLIKDMENLVNQLKEDRDLGDLALRSINESLSGILNMQVEDAQYYAKDLLNTLGNAVATILLLHAGENLGSSRLRTVGKLYAMRSLEGKVYPIKDLRSGEVIFMIDKVELKAETNG from the coding sequence ATGTCTGAGGACTCATGGAAAAACGTTTATTCATACCTCTCCAACTCTTACGGCAAAAACCACTTCACGGTTGATAAACCATTTCAACTTCTTTTGAAGTACTTTAGAGGAGCGGTTCCCGATCTGACACCTTTAGGTGAATTTGCTGGAGGGGAGTTGCTGGAAATTTCAGATTATATAGATAAAGGGGCTCACCCTAAACACGTCATGTGGAGTATAGATGGGCAAAGAGTTGATGAGGTTTGGATTTCACCTATGCAAAGGCTAGTTTTAGAGAGATTATTAAAAGAGTATCACGTTAATTCCTACCCATATAAGGGAGGGGATTGGTTCCAGCACTTTGCATCAATATACTTAATCTCAGATCCTGGAATAGCGTGTATCCTGACTGTAACAAATCAAACAGCTTATACCCTATACAAGTACGGAGACGCTTATCAAAGAACACTTGTAGACGGAATGATAGGTGAGAACGATAAGATACTCTTTGGCGCAACATGGTTTACAGAAGTTCAGGGAGGAAGTGACTTAGGCGCTAATCTGGTTGAGGCTTATAGGGAGGGAAATACTTGGAAATTAAACGGAATCACCAAATATTTCGCCAGTGATGCAGGGTTAGCTCATTACGCTTTAGTTACAGCCAGACCTAAGGGAGCTCTGTCAGGAGCAAAGGGGTTAGGTCTCTTTTTAGTCCCTAAATTTGATTCCTCAGGGAGAAGGAACTTTTTGATCAGGAGATTAAAGGAAAAAAGTGCTACCATCAGTGTTCCTACTGGAGAGGTAGAGTTTCATGATTCTGAAGCCCAACCTATAGGAGAGTTAAATCAGGGAATATACTACACAGTCGAGACCTTAACCGTGTCCAGAATAGCTAATGCATTTGGAGCTCTGGGATTAGCCAGGAAAGCGTATCTTGAGGCTTATTACTATGTACAGAGGAGAAAAGCATTTGGAAAACCCTTAATTGAACATCCATTAGTACGTAGAGACCTATTAGATATGGAAGTTTATATTGAGGGGACTATGGCACTTGCTCTGAAGTCAGTTAGTGAATTTCAGAAGTCGTGGATGTTGACTCCACCTTATAATGAAAATTACAATTACGCTAGGTTATTGACCCATATAGCCAAGAATATGACCGCTGACATGTCAGCTTACGTCACCAAAATGGCTATGGAGCTTCATGGCGGTATTGGATTTCTGAGGGAGTTTCCCATAGAACGACTTCATAGGGAGGCTCTAATTACACCCATATGGGAGGGACCAAGTAATATTCAAGCTCTAGACATGCTTGAGGCGTTGGTTAAAAAGAAAGCTCATCTGACACTCATAAAGGACATGGAGAATTTAGTAAACCAGTTGAAGGAGGACAGAGATCTTGGTGATCTAGCATTAAGGAGTATTAATGAGTCCCTTTCAGGGATTTTAAACATGCAGGTAGAAGATGCCCAGTATTATGCAAAAGACCTACTAAATACCCTAGGTAATGCAGTTGCAACTATTCTACTCCTTCACGCGGGAGAGAATTTAGGGTCCAGTAGATTAAGGACAGTTGGTAAACTCTACGCTATGCGGTCCTTGGAGGGAAAAGTGTACCCTATTAAGGATCTCAGAAGTGGAGAGGTAATATTCATGATAGACAAGGTAGAGTTGAAGGCTGAGACCAATGGGTAA